In Deinococcus proteolyticus MRP, a single genomic region encodes these proteins:
- a CDS encoding type IV pilus twitching motility protein PilT encodes MTQLGPDITDILKYAAENDASDVILTVGLPPQFKLQGRYEVHEDYAALKPVDTRKLMYSMMNEKQQRTFEERRELDFSFALGDKARFRVNAFMQRGNVGGVMRLIPTKVRTVQEMGLPQNVIDIANAPRGLVLVTGPTGSGKSTTLAAMIDHINATKRLHIVTIEDPIEFMHDHKQSIINQREVHADTMSFENALRASLRQAPDVILVGEMRDYETIKAAVTAAETGHLVMGTLHTNSAPESIDRIVDVFPEEQQEQIRVQLANNLVAIMTQQLLPRADGPGRILAYELLIANPAIRALIREGKTYQIVSSMQTGTREGMVTMDAYLAQLYHRGIISFDIGKERAVDSKEFERLAKDKSGDVGGHMPSATAYAGAAAQQSTYGRGTGPAAPAGDGKTYGRS; translated from the coding sequence ATGACCCAGCTTGGACCCGATATCACCGACATCCTCAAGTACGCCGCCGAGAATGACGCTTCCGACGTGATTCTGACCGTGGGCCTGCCGCCGCAGTTCAAGCTGCAGGGCCGCTACGAAGTCCACGAGGATTACGCTGCGCTCAAGCCGGTAGACACCCGCAAGCTGATGTATTCCATGATGAACGAGAAGCAGCAGCGCACGTTTGAAGAGCGCCGTGAGCTGGACTTCAGCTTTGCGCTGGGCGACAAGGCCCGCTTCCGTGTGAACGCCTTTATGCAGCGCGGCAACGTGGGCGGCGTGATGCGTCTGATTCCCACCAAGGTCCGCACGGTGCAGGAAATGGGCCTGCCGCAAAACGTCATCGACATCGCCAACGCGCCGCGTGGACTGGTGCTGGTGACCGGCCCGACCGGCTCGGGTAAGTCCACCACCCTGGCGGCCATGATTGACCACATCAACGCCACCAAGCGGCTGCACATCGTGACCATCGAAGACCCGATCGAGTTCATGCACGACCACAAGCAGAGCATCATCAATCAGCGCGAGGTGCATGCCGATACCATGAGCTTCGAGAACGCGCTGCGTGCCTCGCTGCGTCAGGCCCCCGACGTGATTCTGGTGGGCGAAATGCGTGACTACGAGACGATTAAAGCCGCCGTGACCGCCGCCGAAACGGGTCACCTGGTGATGGGCACCCTACACACCAACTCGGCCCCCGAATCGATTGACCGTATCGTGGACGTGTTCCCCGAAGAGCAGCAGGAACAAATCCGCGTGCAGCTCGCCAACAACCTGGTGGCGATCATGACCCAGCAGTTGCTGCCCCGTGCCGACGGCCCTGGCCGTATCCTGGCCTACGAACTCCTGATTGCCAACCCCGCGATTCGGGCGCTGATTCGTGAAGGCAAGACCTACCAGATTGTCAGCTCCATGCAGACCGGCACCCGTGAGGGCATGGTCACGATGGACGCTTACCTCGCCCAGCTCTATCACCGGGGCATCATCTCCTTCGATATCGGCAAGGAGCGTGCGGTGGACAGCAAAGAGTTCGAGCGCCTCGCCAAGGACAAGAGTGGTGACGTGGGCGGACACATGCCGAGTGCTACCGCTTACGCTGGTGCAGCGGCGCAGCAGAGCACGTATGGCCGGGGAACAGGACCCGCCGCGCCTGCGGGTGACGGCAAAACCTATGGACGCAGCTGA